A stretch of DNA from Besnoitia besnoiti strain Bb-Ger1 chromosome II, whole genome shotgun sequence:
TGAtctccgcgcgccgttcgtctgcctgctctggcgcgtttcctctcgcctcctttctctcccgcTTCACGTTGTATGTTTTTGCATTTAGCTTTCACAGAgtcgcttttttcttctccgtgAATGCCTACAATCCTGCGCGCGTAGGGCAACCAGACTCTGCCTTGGCTAGCGCCTCGGCTATGCATCGAACTTTCCAGCCTTTTcgttctctgcctctctgcttcggcTCACCATGCATCTGAGAGCCACGAGGCaactcgcctctcctctccagaagaagaggaaaaagcgtGTTTGGTTTCCATTTACCCCTCCCGTTTCTGCGGTGTCTGtttcctcgctgtctgcctGTTCGATCATGTCTTTCGCCCGTCTGTCCTCTGTAAACCCGTTGGCACTCGCGGcgcttttccttctcctctccacTCCTTTCCACTCGGCCTCAAGCTTGTCGCTGCCGACCCAGCAGAGCCCGTTCCTCCCCTCGCATCGACCGAACTTTCAGAGCCCTCCAGGTGAGCAAGCAAAACGGGGTTAAAAACAAAGATATACAGCGGATCTTTGCCAGGCGCTTGACACTTCCGGCCTTTCTTTGCGGTCTGCCTTGGGTTGCAGGCTTCGGTTTCGGAGAGGAAATCGAGGGAACTTCCCGACGAGAATGCGGCCGGCTGTGCAGGGCTATCTCTCGCCGCCAACACCACAACCGCGAGAAAACGTGTAGACAGAAACTTCGGAAACACTGCATACTGCCGTGCACCTTAACGGCGCTGTCATACGAAATGGACTCAACGTGCAATCTTCAAGCTCTAACTAGCGTTGCTGCTGGGCGTTGGCTTCCTTTCTGTCCCCCTTGAGTTGCAGATTTTTCCTATCTGCGGTCGCCaacttcgccgtcgccctttGGCTTCCTGTCCTCAGtcccgccgcggcagtctgtggacctgtctctctcgcccttctctgATTCCAGGTCTACTCTCTCTCCATGCTCTTCTCAGTCTTTCGCGGCTTTTGTCCACGAATCGCACGCGACTCTGCCTGTCGCTCCTGGGCGGCTTTCGTCCACTTCGGTCttttcgtctcgcgcggggGTCCTgagcttcgcctcgcggcgcctctcttccgccgcccgccgtcaCAGGGACGCCTGGCGCGCTCCGgcagacggccgcggagctcAGCAAActgcctctctttctgcAGAACCTAGCGACGGGGAAGCacggcagcctcgcggcgagaagcagagcgagcTTCTGGCGCGAGATGCGGCGTTGCAGGCTTGTGGGGTTCCCCTGGGAAGCCTAGACGCGCTAAGGTGAGCCGCGCCACGCGAAAAACTCGGGAGTTCCCGagtctgcatgcggctgGCGTTTCCGCGAGGCTTTCCCGCTGCAAGTTGTGATCATAGAGATCGCACACTTGCTgacaggcgcagagggagtcttccgcgcagagaaaagtAGAAATTATGCCATATCTTTGGGAAAAGCGCCGTCAGGGGCGGGCTATGACGCTCGCCTGTGCAGCGAGACGTACGCAGATGCCCCCTTCAACAAAAAGTTTAACGCACAGCGCGATGCCGCACAGGCTCACTCGGCTCCGCCGGTGCGCATTTTGCCGCTCATAAGACAGaagtcgtcgctctctgtaGAGAAATTAAACGTGGAGTGGAGTTACTGCTGCCTGTTGAGTGACTCGGTTCTCTGGTCTGCATGCCCTGCTCTCGCCCCAGGGAGCTTCTGCGACGCTCTGAAGAGGctcaggcgcctccgtcgactctcccttctgcgctgtcctctctgatctcctcgtcgtcgcctccctcagAAGGGGTGAAAAAAATCATCCTTCTTGGCAGCACAGGGAGCATCGGGAAGAGCACACTGGAGATCGTCAAAGCCTTCCCCACCTTATTCCAGGTGgtcggcctcgctgctggcgggTCCAACGTCGAACTCTTGGCTGAACAAATCTCTCTCTTCAGGTAGTCCTCGCAGCTTTCCTTGTTGTCTTCTCCACGCGGCTTTCTCTACGTGCTCATCCTGTGTCTGTGCAAATACGTCAGCACGCAACCTATCGGCTGCTGATCGTATATCaaccccccccttccccccccccccccgccggctGAACCGATTTATTtgttcgctctctctctgcacatATACTACCATATCCGGGCGCGATGCGCAAATGGAAAACGCAGACACTGTCGCTTTTATCTCTGCACTGTCTCGAGGAACTTCCGCCTTCCACGTGCCTACAGGGTAGCCCATGCGTGTTTTTTATTTTCCAGCTGCCCAGCCTTGAGCACCTGCTGCGCCTGTGAAGTGATAGCGGAGACACCGCCCAGCGGCAGGAGCCTGACAACGCGCCGGTCCGCGCCTCTACGTTCCCGTTTGTTGCatgctgctgccgctctctctgttGCTCCTCCGTGGGGTTATTTGGCGCCTTTCGGCGGGCACTAGTTTGCCTGCATGTCGCTCCGATGCTCCTGTGGAACGCACTGCGTCTCTTCCAGGCCACAATACGTGTACCTGGGCGACTCCTCGAAAACGTCCGAGCTGAAGGAGAGGCTGCGAGCATTGGCAAACACCTCTTCCTTCCCTGTgcctcagctgctgctgggaGACGCCGGCCTCACAGAACTGGCCTGCACCGCTGAGTACGACGTCCTGGTCTCGGCTATTGTGGGCTTCAAAGGCGTCCTGCCGACGCTGAAGGCCCTCGAGGCAGGCAAAGACGTCGCGTTCGCCAACAAGGAAGCCCTGGTTGCGGCAGGTAGGACTGAGCTGGAGCGCTAATCAGCTCCTGATCTTCGAGGGAAGATGCTCGACCGACCCCAAGACCGGGCCGCCATGTCGCCAGTTACACCGTGTGTAGCGGGATTTTGATGTAAATCGGAAACGTCCTGGGCGACAGAGATTTGGCGGTTTTAGTGTGAATGCCGTGGACGCGAGATGGAGTTGACATCCACGGAGGGACCGTGTCTGCGGTGGCTTGTCAAGTCGTCTCCCGGGCTTCTTCACACTCTTTATATCGGCTGCCTGATTTCGTGTTTTTTGCCCATTTCCACGGCGCCCTTTCGTCCCTTGGTGTCTCGTGAGAAAACCCTAAAGCCTGGCTCCGTACC
This window harbors:
- a CDS encoding hypothetical protein (encoded by transcript BESB_035280), whose translation is MSFARLSSVNPLALAALFLLLSTPFHSASSLSLPTQQSPFLPSHRPNFQSPPVPPRQSVDLSLSPFSDSRSTLSPCSSQSFAAFVHESHATLPVAPGRLSSTSVFSSRAGVLSFASRRLSSAARRHRDAWRAPADGRGAQQTASLSAEPSDGEARQPRGEKQSELLARDAALQACGVPLGSLDALRELLRRSEEAQAPPSTLPSALSSLISSSSPPSEGVKKIILLGSTGSIGKSTLEIVKAFPTLFQVVGLAAGGSNVELLAEQISLFRPQYVYLGDSSKTSELKERLRALANTSSFPVPQLLLGDAGLTELACTAEYDVLVSAIVGFKGVLPTLKALEAGKDVAFANKEALVAAGPVFRSLLSRRGALYGEATPNERGGASGAAEDTRPTRRGLLLPVDSEHSAIFQALQGVPPTCYPPRKLLLTATGGPFRGRKREALQQITLEDALKHPKWSMGAKITIDSATLMNKGLEVIEAHFAFGCPYASIEVLVHPQAIVHSAVELQDGATLAQLGLPDMKLPIAYALTWPHRIAAPWSAGVDLTKEGALTFEKPDLDTFGCLRLAYEAGERGGVATACLNAANEIAVERFRGREISFLGIEDTVRHVMDMQATEGSADPAKAVSLEDVFEADRWARQAAREFKSKN